In Actinomyces radicidentis, one genomic interval encodes:
- a CDS encoding alpha/beta hydrolase family protein produces the protein MPVLRVPLTVPTREGGVLDGVLSRPAELALTGEDAVAAPSGARPPLVVVSHGFRSDLTRTQPVADDLAEAGAATYRFTFRGGSAAGDMTGMSVLTEIADLADVIDAALAGSASGEGEWGAVDATRLALVGQSQGGAVSLYTAARRPESVASVVAWYPALCITDDLHRGLGSLDAVGETFTWMGQLLGRRYAADVWDLDVDAELARVTAPTLLVHGTHDPLVPLTWSERAADVIPDARLLRVNGAQHGFHATDLATALAATRAHLARTGIL, from the coding sequence GTGCCCGTCCTCCGCGTCCCGCTCACCGTCCCCACCCGCGAGGGCGGCGTCCTCGACGGCGTCCTCAGCCGCCCGGCCGAGCTGGCGCTCACCGGCGAGGACGCGGTGGCCGCGCCGTCGGGCGCACGCCCGCCGCTCGTCGTCGTCAGCCACGGCTTCCGCTCCGACCTCACCCGCACCCAGCCGGTCGCCGACGACCTCGCGGAGGCCGGCGCCGCCACCTACCGCTTCACCTTCCGCGGCGGCTCCGCCGCGGGTGACATGACCGGCATGTCCGTCCTCACCGAGATCGCCGACCTCGCGGACGTCATCGACGCCGCGCTCGCCGGCTCCGCCTCCGGCGAGGGTGAGTGGGGCGCCGTCGACGCGACCCGGCTCGCGCTGGTCGGTCAGTCGCAGGGCGGCGCCGTCAGCCTGTACACGGCCGCGCGGCGGCCCGAGTCCGTCGCCTCGGTCGTCGCCTGGTACCCGGCCCTGTGCATCACCGACGACCTCCACCGGGGCCTGGGCTCCCTCGACGCCGTCGGCGAGACCTTCACCTGGATGGGGCAGCTCCTCGGACGCCGCTACGCCGCGGACGTCTGGGACCTCGACGTCGACGCCGAGCTCGCCCGCGTCACCGCGCCCACGCTCCTCGTCCACGGCACGCACGACCCGCTCGTCCCGCTCACGTGGTCCGAGCGGGCCGCGGACGTCATCCCGGACGCGCGGCTCCTGCGCGTCAACGGCGCCCAGCACGGCTTCCACGCCACCGACCTCGCGACGGCGCTCGCCGCGACCCGCGCCCACCTCGCGCGCACGGGCATCCTCTGA
- a CDS encoding copper-transporting P-type ATPase — MSTHSHAHHEPTPEVWTCPMHPEVRQDGPGQCPECGMNLAPADEAAAPGSHSHGEHAHHDHPGDDHAHHHAHQHDTGTGEPTVATPAVEGVVYTCPMHPEIREDHPGSCPKCGMALEPIAPSSDDGPNPELADMRRRMWISAALAVPILVLTMLVPFVPAWDAAIPAAVSQWIQFALATPVVLWAALPFFQRGVASVRHRSLNMFTLVSLGVAAAYLYSLVGLLAPGLFPASMREDGRVEVYFEAAAVIVALVALGQVLELRARETTSGAIRALMDLAPATAIRVGEDGTESEVPVEQLVPGDVVRVRPGDKIPVDGTVTEGRSSVDESMVTGESLPVSKEEGDAVVGGTVNASGSLLVRAEKLGSDSMLSQIVDLVASAQRSRAPIQGLVDKVSAVFVPVVIGIALLALAIWLAVGPEPRLAHALVVAVSVLIIACPCALGLATPMSIMVGVGRGAKEGVLVRDAEALETLEKVDTLVVDKTGTLTEGRPTVTEVVTLGDTTRDDALRLAAAVERGSEHPLARAVVEAAADAGLDVPASTDFASTSGGGVTATVEGRAVTVGNAGLALAASDDAQRAELQERADALRASGATAVFLTVDDAPAAILAIADPVKESTPQALSDLADEGVHVVMLTGDNAATARAVAERLGIDEVRADVRPQDKADVVTELTRAGHVVAMAGDGVNDAPALAAAAVGLAMGTGTDVAMESAGVTLLSGELTGIARARRLSRATMGNIRQNLVFAFIYNAIGIPVAAGVLYPWLGVLLSPMLAALAMALSSVSVISNAARLRSVRL, encoded by the coding sequence ATGAGCACCCACTCGCACGCCCACCACGAACCGACGCCGGAGGTGTGGACCTGCCCGATGCACCCGGAGGTGCGGCAGGACGGCCCCGGGCAGTGCCCCGAGTGCGGCATGAACCTGGCTCCCGCTGACGAGGCCGCCGCCCCCGGCTCGCACTCGCACGGTGAGCACGCCCACCACGACCACCCCGGTGACGACCACGCTCACCACCATGCCCACCAGCACGACACCGGCACGGGGGAGCCCACAGTCGCCACGCCGGCCGTGGAGGGCGTCGTCTACACGTGCCCCATGCACCCCGAGATCCGTGAGGACCACCCGGGCTCCTGCCCGAAGTGCGGCATGGCGCTGGAGCCCATCGCCCCCAGCTCGGACGACGGCCCCAACCCCGAGCTCGCCGACATGCGCCGCCGCATGTGGATCTCCGCGGCCCTCGCGGTCCCGATCCTCGTCCTCACGATGCTCGTGCCCTTCGTCCCGGCCTGGGACGCCGCCATCCCGGCCGCCGTCTCGCAGTGGATCCAGTTCGCCCTCGCGACCCCCGTGGTCCTGTGGGCCGCGCTGCCCTTCTTCCAGCGCGGCGTCGCCAGCGTGCGTCACCGCTCGCTCAACATGTTCACCCTCGTCTCGCTCGGTGTCGCGGCCGCGTACCTCTACAGCCTCGTCGGTCTCCTCGCCCCCGGCCTCTTCCCGGCGTCGATGCGCGAGGACGGTCGCGTCGAGGTCTACTTCGAGGCCGCCGCCGTCATCGTCGCCCTCGTCGCCCTCGGTCAGGTCCTCGAGCTGCGCGCCCGCGAGACCACCTCCGGCGCCATCCGCGCCCTCATGGACCTCGCCCCGGCCACCGCGATCCGCGTCGGTGAGGACGGCACCGAGTCCGAGGTGCCCGTCGAGCAGCTCGTCCCCGGCGACGTCGTCCGCGTCCGCCCCGGGGACAAGATCCCCGTGGACGGCACCGTCACCGAGGGCCGCTCCAGCGTCGACGAGTCCATGGTGACCGGCGAGTCCCTGCCCGTGAGCAAGGAGGAGGGTGACGCGGTCGTCGGCGGCACCGTCAACGCCTCCGGCTCGCTGCTCGTGCGCGCCGAGAAGCTCGGCAGCGACTCGATGCTCTCCCAGATCGTCGACCTCGTCGCCTCCGCGCAGCGCTCTCGCGCCCCCATCCAGGGCCTCGTCGACAAGGTCTCGGCCGTCTTCGTCCCCGTCGTCATCGGCATCGCGCTCCTCGCCCTCGCGATCTGGCTCGCCGTCGGGCCTGAGCCGCGCCTCGCCCACGCCCTCGTCGTCGCCGTCTCCGTCCTCATCATCGCCTGCCCCTGCGCGCTGGGCCTCGCCACCCCCATGTCGATCATGGTGGGCGTGGGCCGCGGCGCGAAGGAGGGCGTCCTCGTCCGCGACGCCGAGGCCCTCGAGACCCTCGAGAAGGTCGACACCCTCGTCGTCGACAAGACCGGCACCCTCACCGAGGGGCGCCCCACCGTCACCGAGGTCGTCACCCTCGGTGACACGACTCGCGATGATGCCCTGCGGCTGGCCGCCGCCGTCGAGCGCGGCTCCGAGCACCCGCTCGCCCGCGCCGTCGTCGAGGCGGCCGCCGACGCCGGCCTCGACGTCCCCGCCTCGACCGACTTCGCCTCCACCTCCGGCGGCGGCGTCACCGCCACCGTCGAGGGTCGTGCCGTCACCGTCGGCAACGCCGGACTCGCTCTGGCCGCCTCCGACGACGCCCAGCGGGCCGAGCTGCAGGAGCGGGCCGACGCCCTGCGCGCCTCCGGCGCCACCGCGGTCTTCCTCACCGTCGACGACGCCCCCGCCGCGATCCTCGCCATCGCCGACCCGGTCAAGGAGTCCACCCCGCAGGCCCTCTCGGACCTCGCTGACGAGGGCGTCCACGTCGTCATGCTCACCGGCGACAACGCCGCCACGGCCCGCGCCGTCGCTGAGCGCCTCGGCATCGACGAGGTCCGCGCTGACGTCCGTCCCCAGGACAAGGCCGACGTCGTCACCGAGCTCACCCGTGCCGGGCACGTCGTGGCCATGGCGGGTGACGGCGTCAACGACGCCCCCGCGCTCGCCGCCGCCGCGGTCGGCCTCGCCATGGGCACCGGCACCGACGTCGCCATGGAGTCGGCCGGCGTGACCCTCCTGTCCGGCGAGCTCACCGGCATCGCGCGCGCCCGCCGCCTGTCGCGGGCGACGATGGGCAACATCCGCCAGAACCTCGTCTTCGCCTTCATCTACAACGCGATCGGGATCCCGGTGGCCGCGGGCGTCCTCTACCCGTGGCTCGGGGTCCTGCTCTCCCCGATGCTGGCCGCGCTCGCCATGGCGCTGTCCAGCGTGAGCGTCATCAGCAACGCAGCGCGGCTGCGCTCCGTGAGGCTGTGA
- a CDS encoding ABC transporter permease: MTRLLLADLRRHASSWAWTVVVALMAGACVAGELQVLHGSLASAAGATGTTSQGAPVSADLTDAARTVFGFIVTGVVLAAASVLTATASLVIESRGRDHGLWRALGMRPGALRALLLGQLALVGAVGSLGGVALGRPVASLMLPLLVDQQVALPGTTPDWQPLDLAWTALVVAGAVLLGGWSPARRASRAPESVLLAGRSGPVGRGAGRVLALLARLAVAAGCATGLVAAVVALHRGTLSAENTANAAVGGAFTALTLVCVLARWLVPTLERLLALLPVPGPSWLVAARTAAVESRRSAATVLPFVVAIGLVAVMFGIRSAGVGNMRLSGFVSMFGLAFATAWTGGVAAIAMSASRRRRDAALLRAAGAQERDVLTAQVLEGVLHSLCAVVLGLVVSVATSTLLAAALERPTGVVVRQGPWAALGVVGAMTVVTTCLAVLLSARAGGGESVGEVLRGRD; the protein is encoded by the coding sequence ATGACTCGGTTGCTGCTCGCAGACCTGCGCCGTCACGCCTCCTCGTGGGCCTGGACGGTGGTCGTCGCTCTCATGGCGGGTGCCTGCGTGGCCGGTGAGCTGCAGGTCCTGCACGGCTCGCTGGCCTCCGCGGCCGGGGCTACGGGGACGACCTCCCAGGGCGCACCGGTGTCCGCTGACCTCACGGACGCGGCCCGGACCGTCTTCGGCTTCATCGTCACCGGGGTCGTCCTCGCCGCGGCGAGCGTGCTCACGGCGACGGCTTCGCTCGTCATCGAGTCCCGCGGCCGCGACCACGGGCTGTGGCGCGCGCTCGGGATGCGCCCCGGCGCGCTGCGCGCCCTCCTCCTGGGGCAGCTCGCGCTCGTCGGGGCCGTGGGCTCCCTCGGCGGGGTCGCGCTCGGTCGGCCGGTCGCGTCCCTCATGCTGCCGCTGCTCGTCGACCAGCAGGTCGCGCTGCCAGGCACGACACCCGACTGGCAGCCGCTGGACCTGGCCTGGACGGCGCTCGTCGTCGCCGGCGCCGTCCTCCTGGGCGGCTGGAGCCCCGCGCGAAGGGCCTCCCGGGCCCCCGAGTCCGTGCTCCTCGCGGGCCGGTCCGGGCCCGTGGGCCGGGGCGCCGGCCGGGTGCTGGCGCTGCTCGCCCGGCTGGCGGTGGCAGCGGGCTGCGCGACGGGCCTCGTGGCCGCCGTCGTCGCCCTGCACCGCGGGACGCTCAGCGCCGAGAACACGGCGAACGCGGCCGTCGGCGGGGCCTTCACCGCGCTGACCCTCGTGTGCGTCCTCGCCCGCTGGCTCGTGCCCACCCTCGAGCGCCTGCTCGCGCTGCTGCCCGTCCCAGGGCCGTCCTGGCTCGTCGCGGCGAGGACGGCCGCGGTCGAGTCCCGGCGCTCCGCCGCCACGGTCCTGCCCTTCGTGGTCGCCATCGGGCTCGTCGCCGTCATGTTCGGCATCCGCTCGGCGGGAGTGGGCAACATGCGCCTGTCCGGCTTCGTGTCCATGTTCGGGCTCGCCTTCGCGACCGCCTGGACGGGCGGCGTCGCCGCCATCGCGATGAGCGCGAGCCGTCGACGTCGCGACGCGGCGCTCCTGCGGGCCGCCGGGGCGCAGGAGCGGGACGTGCTCACCGCCCAGGTCCTCGAGGGAGTGCTCCACTCGCTGTGCGCGGTGGTGCTGGGCCTGGTGGTGTCAGTGGCGACGAGCACGCTGCTCGCGGCGGCACTGGAACGACCGACGGGCGTCGTGGTCCGTCAGGGGCCGTGGGCCGCGCTCGGCGTCGTCGGGGCGATGACCGTCGTGACGACCTGCCTCGCCGTACTCCTCTCCGCGCGCGCCGGGGGCGGAGAGAGCGTCGGGGAGGTGCTGCGCGGCCGGGACTGA
- a CDS encoding GNAT family N-acetyltransferase, with translation MTEKIRVERSIAHLPDFEPLPAGWRTTSLAELGEEAFSGVMLRASEGDPFETSTPESAVSDLRELIEAAGPAFVAERWVVLSDDDGEIGVVLPQTFPGHPETGTIFYLGVVPERRGQGAGRRLHRWGMGRLRAVKAERYVDSTDPRNEAMRAIFRANGCHEVDAIG, from the coding sequence ATGACTGAGAAGATCCGCGTCGAGCGCTCCATCGCCCACCTGCCCGACTTCGAGCCGCTTCCCGCGGGCTGGCGCACGACCAGCCTCGCCGAGCTCGGCGAGGAGGCATTCTCCGGCGTGATGCTCCGCGCGAGCGAGGGAGACCCCTTCGAGACGAGCACGCCGGAGTCCGCGGTCTCGGACCTGCGCGAGCTCATCGAGGCGGCCGGGCCGGCCTTCGTCGCCGAGCGCTGGGTCGTCCTCTCCGACGACGACGGCGAGATCGGCGTCGTCCTGCCTCAGACCTTCCCGGGGCATCCCGAGACCGGCACGATCTTCTACCTCGGCGTCGTCCCCGAGCGGCGCGGGCAGGGCGCTGGGCGCCGTCTTCACCGCTGGGGCATGGGGCGCCTGCGCGCCGTCAAGGCCGAGCGCTACGTCGACTCCACCGACCCTCGCAACGAGGCGATGCGCGCGATCTTCCGCGCCAACGGCTGTCACGAGGTCGACGCCATCGGCTGA
- a CDS encoding VOC family protein has protein sequence MASFHHVEIWLEHPAAELLAWRWLLDAIGLTLEARWDEGESWATAEDGYLTLTASPNTRPGGHDRRRPGVNHVAFALGEADAVDAVMEAAPDHGWQPLYQERYPWAGGPDHYAGWLENAQGFKIELVAKRAPRHHRSGAAAALTGEPPSGCAGGPGAVTASRSAAALRC, from the coding sequence GTGGCCTCCTTCCACCACGTCGAGATCTGGCTCGAGCACCCGGCCGCCGAGCTCCTCGCCTGGCGCTGGCTGCTGGACGCCATCGGGCTGACGCTCGAGGCGCGCTGGGACGAGGGCGAGTCCTGGGCGACCGCCGAGGACGGCTACCTCACGCTCACCGCGTCGCCGAACACGCGGCCCGGTGGTCACGACCGCCGTCGCCCCGGCGTCAACCACGTCGCCTTCGCCCTCGGGGAGGCGGACGCCGTCGACGCCGTCATGGAGGCGGCACCGGATCACGGTTGGCAGCCGCTCTACCAGGAGCGCTACCCGTGGGCGGGCGGCCCCGACCACTACGCCGGCTGGTTGGAGAACGCGCAGGGCTTCAAGATCGAGCTCGTCGCCAAGCGGGCTCCTCGCCATCATCGGAGCGGCGCTGCTGCCGCGCTGACCGGGGAGCCTCCGTCCGGCTGCGCAGGAGGCCCAGGAGCCGTCACAGCCTCACGGAGCGCAGCCGCGCTGCGTTGCTGA
- a CDS encoding aminotransferase class IV, which yields MSKDASLILIDDPVRHGDGEDARCPEGRRLRHVPFTEPALTVLNLGLVRGDGIFETVSVVDGAIQAADAHQARFLRSARMLDLPEPDIEVFHSAVLTAAEDLEHVTADTQVLVKVVMTRGLEPLDPAGPPPAPVGWVLAWVPEGLEGPRVSGRDLVTLNRGLPLGVGESAPWLLVGAKTLSYAVNQAVTREARRRGADDALLVTSDGYVLEGPTWNVVLLIDGVAVTPRPEGGLLPGTTQRDLFRVLEARGLRTEQRDVRVEELERASSAWMTGSGIYAVPVRHLDGRELVVDDALTAGLNTALAARRS from the coding sequence ATGAGCAAAGACGCTTCCCTCATCCTCATCGACGACCCGGTGCGGCACGGCGACGGCGAGGACGCGCGCTGCCCGGAGGGCCGCCGCCTTCGCCACGTCCCCTTCACGGAGCCGGCCCTCACCGTCCTCAACCTCGGCCTCGTCCGCGGCGACGGGATCTTCGAGACCGTGAGCGTCGTCGACGGGGCCATCCAGGCCGCCGACGCCCACCAGGCGCGGTTCCTTCGCTCGGCGCGGATGCTCGACCTGCCCGAGCCGGACATCGAGGTCTTCCACAGCGCCGTCCTCACGGCCGCGGAGGACCTCGAGCACGTCACCGCCGACACGCAGGTGCTCGTCAAGGTCGTCATGACCCGCGGCCTGGAGCCCCTCGACCCGGCCGGCCCTCCCCCGGCGCCGGTCGGCTGGGTGCTCGCGTGGGTCCCCGAGGGGCTCGAGGGGCCACGTGTGAGCGGACGCGACCTCGTCACCCTCAACCGGGGCCTCCCGCTCGGCGTCGGCGAGTCCGCGCCGTGGCTCCTCGTGGGCGCGAAGACCCTCTCCTACGCCGTCAACCAGGCGGTCACGCGCGAGGCCCGGCGCCGCGGCGCCGACGACGCCCTCCTCGTCACCTCCGACGGCTACGTCCTCGAGGGGCCGACGTGGAACGTCGTCCTCCTCATCGACGGCGTCGCCGTGACGCCCCGCCCCGAGGGCGGCCTCCTGCCGGGCACCACCCAGCGGGACCTGTTCCGGGTGCTCGAGGCGCGCGGGCTGCGCACCGAGCAGCGTGACGTACGCGTCGAGGAGCTCGAGCGGGCGAGCTCGGCGTGGATGACGGGCTCGGGGATCTACGCCGTCCCGGTGCGGCACCTCGACGGGCGCGAGCTCGTCGTCGACGACGCGCTGACGGCGGGGCTCAACACGGCCCTCGCGGCGCGGCGCTCCTGA
- a CDS encoding ABC transporter ATP-binding protein, which yields MTPAARTAPHRVPIPDHPRSVPATSPATDGSRPPAIEVRALRRDFTVPGRRRERVTAVDGVDLALPAGSFTALVGASGCGKSTLLQCVAGLDRPTDGEVRLLGAVTSALRPRAAARFRADHVGFVFQDDNLVTALSARDNVALPGRLRHRPLPRAEVDAALERVGLTDRARQLPDRMSGGERQRVAVARVLASRPGLVLADEPTAALDVDAGARVLTWFHELTQAGTTVLMVTHDATAAASADAVLVMAAGRVVGSVPGGDPDAVSRAVLATRRGGEGR from the coding sequence ATGACACCCGCAGCACGCACCGCACCGCACCGGGTCCCGATCCCCGATCACCCGCGTTCCGTCCCCGCCACGAGCCCCGCCACCGACGGCAGTCGTCCGCCCGCGATCGAGGTCCGCGCCCTGCGGCGAGACTTCACCGTCCCCGGGCGCCGCCGCGAGCGCGTCACCGCCGTTGACGGCGTCGACCTCGCCCTGCCCGCCGGGTCCTTCACGGCCCTCGTGGGAGCCTCGGGCTGCGGGAAGTCGACGCTGCTGCAGTGCGTCGCCGGTCTGGACCGCCCGACCGACGGGGAGGTCCGGCTCCTCGGCGCCGTCACCTCGGCGCTGCGGCCCCGGGCGGCGGCCCGCTTCCGCGCGGACCACGTCGGCTTCGTCTTCCAGGACGACAATCTCGTCACCGCCCTGTCCGCGCGCGACAACGTGGCGCTGCCGGGCCGGCTCCGCCATCGTCCGCTCCCGCGCGCTGAGGTCGACGCGGCTCTGGAGCGCGTGGGCCTGACGGACCGGGCGCGGCAGCTGCCGGACCGGATGAGCGGTGGTGAGCGCCAGCGCGTGGCGGTCGCCAGGGTGCTCGCCTCGCGGCCCGGGCTCGTGCTCGCCGACGAGCCCACCGCGGCCCTCGACGTCGACGCCGGAGCCCGCGTCCTCACCTGGTTCCACGAGCTCACCCAGGCGGGCACGACGGTCCTCATGGTGACGCACGACGCGACGGCGGCTGCGAGCGCGGACGCGGTCCTCGTCATGGCGGCCGGCCGCGTCGTCGGCTCCGTGCCCGGCGGGGACCCGGACGCCGTCTCGCGAGCGGTGCTGGCGACGCGCCGCGGGGGTGAGGGCCGATGA
- the miaB gene encoding tRNA (N6-isopentenyl adenosine(37)-C2)-methylthiotransferase MiaB, translating into MTTVETIPTALTETLPATTDGAAAGTAGALPRTYHVRTLGCQMNVHDSEHMAGLLEGAGYSRVEDVPAAAARATEAGDSGADVVIINTCSVRENAATRLFGNLGQLAAVKRERPGMQIAVAGCLAQQMGEGIVEKAPWVDVVFGTHNLDVLPALLERARHNAEAAVELAESLKVFPSTLPTRRESVYAAWISIAVGCNNTCTFCIVPSLRGKQRDRRPGDVLAEIEAVADQGAVEVTLLGQNVNSYGVGFGDRGAFAKLLRAAGGVEGIERVRFTSPHPAAFTQDVIDAMAETPEVMPSLHMPLQSGSDRVLRAMRRSYRSAKFLRILDDVRAAMPDAAITTDIIVGFPGETEEDFQATLDVVEKARFASAFTFEYSPRPGTPAADLPPVPVDVVKDRYRRLDELVRRITHEENVKQEGKVVEVLVAEGEGRRDATTARVSGRAADNRLVHVALPAGLDAEDYAGGAPRPGDMVTVRVTHGAPHNLIADSALCGTALSEEERAANEALKAGDRVWYDDGPALFEVRRTRAGDAWERHQAEACATPEPDSAPVSLGLPTLRVGAPDMGGRTALSEPRTI; encoded by the coding sequence ATGACGACCGTTGAGACGATTCCGACCGCGCTGACCGAGACTCTCCCCGCGACGACGGACGGCGCCGCCGCGGGGACCGCCGGCGCCCTGCCCCGCACGTACCACGTGCGCACGCTGGGCTGCCAGATGAACGTCCACGACTCCGAGCACATGGCCGGTCTCCTCGAGGGTGCCGGCTACAGCCGCGTCGAGGACGTGCCCGCCGCGGCCGCCCGAGCCACCGAGGCCGGTGACAGCGGCGCCGACGTCGTCATCATCAACACCTGCTCCGTGCGCGAGAACGCCGCCACCCGCCTCTTCGGCAACCTCGGTCAGCTCGCCGCGGTCAAACGCGAGCGCCCCGGCATGCAGATCGCCGTCGCCGGCTGCCTCGCCCAGCAGATGGGCGAGGGGATCGTCGAGAAGGCCCCGTGGGTCGACGTCGTCTTCGGCACCCACAACCTCGACGTCCTGCCCGCGCTCCTCGAGCGCGCCCGCCACAACGCGGAGGCCGCCGTCGAGCTTGCGGAGTCCCTCAAGGTCTTCCCGTCCACGCTGCCGACCCGCCGCGAGTCCGTCTACGCCGCCTGGATCTCCATCGCCGTGGGCTGCAACAACACCTGCACCTTCTGCATCGTGCCCTCGCTGCGCGGCAAGCAGCGCGACCGCCGCCCCGGCGACGTCCTCGCCGAGATCGAGGCCGTCGCGGACCAGGGCGCCGTCGAGGTCACCCTGCTCGGCCAGAACGTCAACTCCTACGGCGTCGGCTTCGGCGACCGCGGCGCCTTCGCCAAGCTCCTGCGCGCCGCCGGCGGCGTCGAGGGCATCGAGCGCGTCCGCTTCACCAGCCCCCACCCGGCCGCCTTCACCCAGGACGTCATCGACGCCATGGCCGAGACCCCGGAGGTCATGCCGAGCCTGCACATGCCGCTGCAGTCCGGCTCGGACCGGGTCCTGCGCGCCATGCGCCGCTCCTACCGCTCCGCCAAGTTCCTGCGGATCCTCGACGACGTCCGCGCTGCCATGCCCGACGCCGCCATCACGACCGACATCATCGTCGGCTTCCCCGGCGAGACCGAGGAGGACTTCCAGGCCACGCTCGACGTCGTCGAGAAGGCCCGCTTCGCCTCCGCCTTCACCTTCGAGTACTCCCCGCGCCCCGGCACTCCCGCCGCCGACCTGCCGCCCGTCCCCGTCGACGTCGTCAAGGACCGCTACCGCCGTCTCGACGAGCTCGTCCGCCGCATCACGCACGAGGAGAACGTCAAGCAGGAGGGCAAGGTCGTCGAGGTGCTCGTCGCCGAGGGCGAGGGCCGCCGTGACGCCACGACCGCGCGCGTCTCGGGCCGCGCCGCCGACAACCGCCTCGTCCACGTCGCCCTTCCGGCCGGACTCGACGCCGAGGACTACGCAGGCGGCGCCCCGCGCCCCGGCGACATGGTGACCGTGCGCGTCACGCACGGCGCCCCGCACAATCTCATCGCCGACTCCGCCCTGTGCGGCACCGCGCTGAGCGAGGAGGAGCGCGCAGCGAACGAGGCCCTCAAGGCCGGCGACCGCGTCTGGTACGACGACGGCCCGGCCCTGTTCGAGGTGCGCCGCACCCGCGCCGGCGACGCCTGGGAACGCCACCAGGCCGAGGCCTGCGCGACCCCGGAGCCCGACTCCGCCCCGGTGAGCCTGGGCCTGCCGACCCTGCGCGTCGGCGCCCCGGACATGGGCGGACGCACCGCCCTGTCCGAGCCCCGCACCATCTGA